One part of the Sorangiineae bacterium MSr11954 genome encodes these proteins:
- a CDS encoding gamma-glutamyltransferase family protein: MTTVPMKALGGAAFLLILASAPMSGGQAWAQPAPLMSACDAEPRPPACNAVRGDRAEGWRAQGRAEVMAQHGMVTSSQPLASQAGLQVLMKGGNAIDAAIAASAVLNVVEPMNTGIAGDLFVMVYIAKEKKLYALNASGMAPTGANLERFQSLGYRADPANFGPGSGMPGYGILPVTVPGAAWGWEELLKRFGKKTFKDVLAPAIDYAENGFPISQRIAHDWVLPNALPLRGCCTAPDPDTIKTWYIDGKQPVAGQVFRNADLAKTFRLLAQHGRDVFYKGEIAKAIVAKSNALGGSMTLEDLATYKGEWSTPATSEYRGYRVAELPPPSQAWGTNVMLNVLETCMPKWAPGQSLASLGPRNAKYWHFLVEAKKLAYADLFRYNGDPNFVKIPLADLLSKAHAEKLCSKVDPKRASSTGPAAPVNAGGDTVVLSTADAEGNMVSWVSSNYQSFGSGITVPGYGFVLHNRGSLFSLSPTSPNVIAPHKRPFNTLSAGFVMRNDNTPLMSILLMGGDMQAQGHAQTLVSILDLGANLQAATDMARFHHVQVPNRLELESSLANLIGRDLLSMGHNVVSIDGTPVGGFQSILFTPLPAGAPAGAGAPRVHGFYRAASDHRKDGEAVGW, translated from the coding sequence ATGACGACGGTTCCCATGAAGGCGCTGGGGGGCGCCGCGTTTCTTCTCATCCTCGCATCGGCCCCCATGTCCGGCGGCCAGGCATGGGCTCAACCCGCCCCGCTCATGTCGGCGTGCGATGCCGAGCCAAGACCGCCGGCCTGCAACGCGGTGCGCGGTGATCGCGCCGAAGGTTGGCGCGCGCAGGGCCGCGCGGAGGTGATGGCCCAACACGGTATGGTCACCAGCAGCCAGCCGCTCGCCTCGCAGGCGGGCCTGCAAGTGCTCATGAAGGGCGGCAACGCCATCGATGCCGCCATCGCCGCCTCCGCGGTGCTCAATGTGGTGGAGCCGATGAACACCGGCATCGCGGGCGACTTGTTCGTCATGGTGTACATCGCAAAAGAGAAGAAGCTGTATGCCCTCAACGCGAGCGGTATGGCGCCGACGGGGGCGAACCTCGAGCGGTTCCAATCCCTCGGCTACCGCGCCGACCCCGCGAACTTCGGCCCGGGCTCCGGGATGCCCGGCTACGGCATTCTGCCGGTGACCGTGCCGGGGGCCGCGTGGGGTTGGGAGGAGCTCCTCAAGCGATTCGGCAAAAAGACCTTCAAGGACGTGCTCGCGCCGGCCATCGACTATGCGGAGAACGGATTTCCCATCTCGCAGCGCATTGCCCATGATTGGGTGTTGCCCAACGCGCTGCCCCTGCGCGGCTGCTGTACGGCGCCCGATCCCGACACCATCAAGACCTGGTACATCGACGGCAAGCAGCCCGTCGCCGGGCAGGTCTTTCGCAACGCCGATCTGGCCAAGACCTTCCGGCTCCTCGCGCAGCACGGCCGCGACGTCTTCTACAAGGGCGAGATCGCCAAGGCCATCGTGGCCAAATCGAACGCCCTGGGCGGCAGCATGACCCTGGAGGATCTCGCCACCTACAAGGGCGAGTGGAGCACCCCGGCCACCAGCGAGTACCGCGGTTACCGGGTCGCCGAGCTCCCCCCGCCCTCGCAGGCGTGGGGCACCAACGTCATGTTGAACGTCCTCGAGACGTGCATGCCCAAGTGGGCGCCGGGGCAGTCGCTCGCCAGCTTGGGTCCGCGAAACGCCAAGTACTGGCACTTCTTGGTGGAGGCGAAGAAGCTCGCGTACGCGGATCTCTTTCGCTACAACGGCGATCCCAACTTCGTGAAGATCCCGCTGGCCGACTTGCTGTCGAAGGCGCACGCGGAGAAGCTTTGCAGCAAGGTCGATCCCAAGCGCGCGTCGTCCACGGGCCCCGCGGCCCCCGTCAACGCGGGCGGCGACACCGTCGTGCTCTCCACCGCGGACGCGGAGGGCAACATGGTGTCGTGGGTCAGCAGCAATTATCAGAGCTTCGGATCGGGCATCACCGTTCCGGGGTATGGCTTCGTGCTGCACAACCGCGGCTCCCTCTTCAGCCTATCGCCGACGAGCCCCAACGTGATCGCGCCGCACAAGCGGCCGTTCAACACGCTGTCGGCCGGCTTCGTCATGCGAAATGACAATACGCCGCTCATGTCCATTCTGCTGATGGGCGGCGATATGCAGGCGCAAGGTCACGCCCAGACCCTGGTGAGCATCCTCGACCTCGGCGCCAATTTGCAGGCGGCGACCGATATGGCGCGCTTCCACCACGTGCAGGTCCCCAACCGGCTGGAGCTCGAGTCGAGCTTGGCCAACCTCATAGGCCGAGACCTCCTCTCCATGGGGCACAACGTCGTCTCCATCGACGGCACCCCCGTGGGCGGCTTTCAATCCATCCTGTTCACGCCGCTCCCCGCGGGCGCGCCGGCCGGCGCGGGCGCCCCTCGCGTGCACGGTTTCTATCGCGCGGCCTCCGATCATCGAAAAGATGGTGAGGCCGTCGGCTGGTAG
- a CDS encoding glycosyl hydrolase family 18 protein: MNIARLGWTLVLGALVACSSTESPRSQSGNDGDGPRPGSETGAPGRGPGTGDPNAGNGGGSGGGGGSGGSGSGAAEYAPYFYTWGWGNPVYPFTSLVDMKAKGGPAAVTLAFVLSSGGCAATTDVQEHLADVKAYVAAGGHVKASFGGANGTYLENACADATSLANAITGYVRATGIDDLDFDVEQSGAMTPQVNALRARALATVQKQTGARISLTLAALPRDKFNTPGGLGATSVDVVKAAVAAGVELTHVNLMVMDYGNYFSEGKKMGELAISALTDANAQLRSALSGSSEADAWKMLGATPMIGENDVASEVFTLEDARTLAAFAKSKSLGLLSFWAIHRDQPCGGDTSKAICNRVGGAAFSFHQILRP; this comes from the coding sequence ATGAACATTGCAAGGCTTGGATGGACCTTGGTCCTCGGTGCGCTGGTGGCTTGTTCGTCGACGGAGTCCCCTCGTTCGCAATCGGGCAATGATGGGGATGGCCCCCGCCCGGGCTCGGAGACGGGGGCACCCGGCCGCGGCCCAGGCACCGGCGATCCCAACGCGGGCAACGGCGGCGGCTCGGGAGGAGGCGGCGGCTCGGGAGGGAGCGGCAGCGGCGCGGCCGAGTATGCACCGTATTTTTACACGTGGGGCTGGGGCAATCCCGTTTATCCATTTACGAGCCTGGTGGACATGAAGGCCAAAGGCGGCCCCGCCGCCGTCACCTTGGCCTTCGTGCTGTCGAGCGGCGGGTGCGCGGCCACCACCGACGTGCAAGAGCACCTCGCCGACGTCAAAGCGTATGTGGCGGCCGGCGGTCACGTGAAAGCATCGTTCGGCGGCGCCAATGGCACGTACCTGGAGAATGCGTGCGCGGACGCGACCTCGCTCGCCAACGCGATCACGGGCTATGTGCGCGCCACCGGCATCGACGATCTCGACTTCGACGTGGAGCAGAGCGGCGCCATGACCCCGCAGGTGAACGCGCTTCGCGCGCGGGCGCTGGCCACCGTGCAGAAGCAGACCGGCGCCCGCATCTCGTTGACCCTCGCCGCGCTCCCGCGCGATAAGTTCAACACCCCCGGCGGGCTCGGTGCGACCTCCGTCGATGTCGTGAAGGCGGCGGTGGCGGCGGGGGTCGAGCTCACGCACGTCAATTTGATGGTCATGGATTATGGCAATTACTTCAGCGAGGGAAAGAAGATGGGCGAGCTGGCCATTTCGGCCCTCACCGACGCCAATGCCCAACTACGAAGTGCCCTATCCGGCTCGAGCGAAGCAGACGCGTGGAAGATGCTCGGCGCCACCCCCATGATCGGCGAGAACGACGTGGCGAGCGAGGTCTTCACCTTGGAAGACGCGCGCACCTTGGCGGCGTTCGCCAAGAGCAAGTCGCTCGGGTTGCTCTCGTTCTGGGCCATCCATCGCGATCAGCCGTGCGGGGGCGATACCAGCAAGGCCATCTGCAACCGCGTCGGGGGCGCGGCGTTCTCGTTCCATCAGATCTTGCGACCCTGA
- a CDS encoding carboxylesterase family protein, which produces MVDTQSGKVRGRDAGDPRSPGANPIVHVFRGIPFAAPPFGKNRFRAPIKPEPWGGVRDATKYGPVCPQIGNRFAWKGGPPQGDDCLTLNVWTPALGSARLPVLVWFHGGSYMYGTGALPGREGAAFSRDGVILVSCNYRLGAEGSLWVGDEPGSGAFGLLDQLAALGWVHENIAAFGGAPDNVTIFGQSAGGTSVSALLAVPSARGLFRRAVPISGGGNATRSPKDAGTITRAIFDAANLAQGDFEALRALPPEGLLRAQEIVGASTDPSLKAIEVYWAPMHGGDVLPELPIRAVARGAAKGVDLLTGTTSEEWKFFTALSPAVLARAEPSMTPMMEAAGRTFQSAYAVYEKNRPGQPRNEILTAMETDHWFRIRQIRLAEAQLAHHGATWMYLFTWPSTAYGGVLGAAHAMDIPFLFDDIQSYTDFTGPNPPEELAARMHGALVSFAKDGDPGWARYEPSGRTTMEFGRAIRTVEDPMGDERAVWDGVQ; this is translated from the coding sequence GTGGTGGACACCCAAAGCGGCAAGGTGCGCGGGCGCGATGCCGGCGATCCGCGATCCCCTGGCGCCAACCCTATCGTGCACGTGTTTCGCGGAATTCCATTTGCCGCGCCGCCCTTTGGCAAAAATCGATTTCGCGCGCCGATAAAACCGGAGCCTTGGGGCGGGGTGCGCGACGCAACGAAGTACGGGCCGGTGTGCCCGCAGATCGGCAACCGCTTTGCCTGGAAGGGCGGACCGCCCCAAGGTGACGATTGTTTGACCCTCAACGTGTGGACACCCGCGCTGGGCTCGGCGCGCCTGCCCGTGCTGGTGTGGTTTCACGGCGGCTCGTACATGTATGGAACGGGCGCGCTCCCCGGGCGCGAGGGCGCGGCGTTTTCGCGCGACGGGGTGATCCTCGTTTCCTGCAATTACCGACTTGGCGCCGAAGGGAGCCTTTGGGTCGGCGACGAGCCGGGATCGGGCGCATTCGGTCTTCTCGATCAGCTGGCGGCCTTGGGGTGGGTGCACGAGAACATCGCCGCGTTCGGCGGCGCTCCGGACAATGTCACCATCTTCGGCCAATCGGCCGGTGGCACCTCGGTGAGCGCCTTGCTCGCCGTCCCCTCGGCGCGCGGCCTCTTTCGCAGAGCCGTCCCCATCAGCGGCGGCGGCAACGCCACCCGCTCCCCAAAAGACGCGGGAACGATCACGCGCGCCATCTTCGACGCCGCCAACCTCGCGCAAGGCGATTTCGAAGCGCTGCGAGCCCTCCCGCCGGAGGGGCTTTTGCGCGCGCAGGAGATCGTGGGCGCGTCCACGGATCCTTCGCTCAAAGCCATCGAAGTGTACTGGGCGCCCATGCACGGGGGCGACGTGCTCCCCGAGCTCCCCATTCGGGCGGTGGCCCGCGGCGCGGCCAAAGGCGTCGATCTCTTGACGGGGACCACGAGCGAAGAGTGGAAATTCTTCACCGCGCTCTCGCCGGCCGTCCTCGCTCGAGCCGAGCCCTCGATGACCCCCATGATGGAGGCGGCCGGCCGCACCTTCCAGAGCGCCTATGCCGTCTACGAGAAGAACCGCCCCGGGCAGCCGCGCAACGAAATCCTCACGGCCATGGAAACGGATCATTGGTTTCGCATCCGCCAGATCCGGCTCGCCGAGGCGCAGCTCGCGCACCACGGCGCAACATGGATGTATCTGTTCACATGGCCGTCGACCGCTTACGGCGGCGTGCTGGGCGCGGCGCACGCCATGGATATCCCCTTTCTATTCGACGATATTCAATCGTATACCGATTTCACCGGCCCCAATCCCCCCGAGGAGCTCGCGGCGCGCATGCACGGCGCCCTGGTGTCGTTCGCCAAAGACGGCGATCCCGGCTGGGCGCGGTATGAGCCGAGCGGGCGCACGACCATGGAGTTCGGCCGCGCGATCCGTACCGTCGAGGATCCCATGGGCGACGAGCGCGCCGTTTGGGATGGCGTTCAATAG
- a CDS encoding serine/threonine protein kinase yields MSRVYVAVIRGPGHFNKLQVIKRLLPTLASDPDFRQMFLDEARLSARLNHSNIVQINEVGFDGAHYFMAMEYLEGQTLDAIVRRTQAAAAAPVTSTTSATLTAPAGSDASAASASPAPPVASVGPVPSAPPVPSVPPVTIGTQTGPGAGFTVAMHLRILADVAAGLHYAHELSDIDGRPLQIVHRDVSPHNVFITYAGQVKVLDFGIAKAADSSHQTRTGVIKGKCAYMAPEQFQGKGGIDRRADIFALGVMVWQAITRTRLWKGLSDMEIYSRVSAGEIPSPLSVDPHLHPQLVSICERALAPDRENRYRTAAELAEAIDAYLDTLSTPRGSRDIGRCVSELFADSHAEVTRAIENELRKQETNSAEIPIFIDPHAPPADDASPPRLAPANDSSEGRLAVGFLDRASFEPPSRAKKTSRARRALQASVVLAALLAAGAMVMHFVRKKPLPDPGVASASAQVSASAPAQVSAQAAKPEERDPERDGAVSETAAPVVAPEARPPVVPEGPSAPQARPAPHVRSAPITRPAQPNRPAIRRVGGSPKSTASPPAAASAPSATVELPPPPASTAPPASAAPPVSSSSKPPLDRDPWHP; encoded by the coding sequence ATGAGCCGCGTGTACGTCGCTGTCATTCGAGGTCCGGGACATTTCAATAAGCTGCAAGTCATCAAACGACTTTTGCCGACATTGGCCTCGGATCCCGATTTTCGGCAGATGTTCCTGGACGAGGCGCGTCTCTCGGCCCGCTTGAACCACTCGAACATCGTTCAAATCAACGAGGTTGGCTTCGACGGCGCGCACTACTTCATGGCCATGGAGTACCTCGAGGGGCAGACCCTCGATGCGATCGTCCGGCGCACGCAGGCCGCCGCGGCGGCCCCGGTCACCTCGACCACCTCCGCCACGTTGACGGCACCTGCCGGATCGGACGCTTCGGCCGCATCGGCTTCACCGGCGCCGCCTGTCGCATCGGTCGGACCCGTTCCATCCGCCCCGCCGGTGCCATCGGTTCCGCCGGTCACCATCGGCACGCAAACGGGACCCGGCGCGGGCTTCACCGTTGCGATGCATTTGCGCATTCTCGCCGATGTGGCCGCGGGGTTGCATTATGCACACGAGCTCTCGGACATCGATGGGCGGCCGCTCCAAATCGTGCATCGCGACGTGTCCCCGCACAACGTGTTCATCACCTACGCGGGGCAGGTGAAGGTGCTCGATTTCGGCATCGCCAAGGCGGCGGATTCGTCGCATCAAACGCGAACGGGTGTCATCAAGGGCAAGTGCGCGTACATGGCGCCCGAGCAGTTTCAGGGCAAGGGGGGGATCGATCGGCGCGCGGACATCTTTGCGCTCGGCGTGATGGTGTGGCAGGCGATCACGCGCACGCGGCTCTGGAAGGGCCTGTCGGACATGGAGATCTACAGCCGCGTCTCGGCGGGGGAGATTCCGTCGCCGCTGAGCGTCGATCCGCATCTTCACCCGCAGCTGGTGAGCATTTGCGAGCGCGCGCTGGCGCCCGATCGCGAGAACCGCTATCGCACGGCCGCGGAGCTGGCCGAAGCCATCGACGCCTACTTGGATACGCTGTCGACCCCGCGCGGGAGCCGCGACATCGGCCGCTGCGTGAGCGAGCTCTTTGCGGATTCGCACGCCGAGGTGACGCGGGCCATCGAGAACGAGCTCCGCAAGCAAGAGACCAACTCGGCGGAGATCCCGATCTTCATCGATCCGCACGCGCCGCCGGCGGACGACGCCTCGCCGCCCCGGCTCGCTCCTGCGAACGATTCCTCGGAGGGGCGGCTCGCCGTCGGGTTCCTGGACCGAGCGTCGTTCGAGCCGCCTTCGCGCGCGAAGAAGACGTCGCGCGCGCGGCGGGCGCTCCAGGCCTCGGTGGTGCTGGCCGCGTTGCTCGCCGCCGGCGCCATGGTGATGCACTTCGTGCGCAAAAAGCCGCTGCCGGATCCGGGGGTGGCGTCGGCGTCGGCGCAGGTGTCGGCGTCCGCCCCGGCGCAGGTGTCGGCGCAGGCGGCCAAGCCCGAAGAGCGCGATCCCGAACGCGACGGCGCCGTTTCCGAGACGGCGGCGCCCGTGGTCGCGCCGGAAGCGCGGCCGCCGGTCGTTCCAGAAGGGCCATCCGCCCCACAAGCGCGACCCGCTCCGCACGTGCGATCCGCGCCCATCACCCGACCCGCGCAGCCGAATCGGCCGGCGATCCGGCGCGTGGGCGGGAGCCCCAAGTCCACGGCGTCGCCGCCCGCTGCGGCGTCTGCACCCAGCGCGACGGTCGAATTACCCCCGCCGCCCGCGAGCACGGCGCCGCCGGCGAGCGCCGCGCCCCCGGTCTCCTCGAGCAGCAAGCCCCCGCTCGATCGCGATCCCTGGCATCCGTGA